In a single window of the Falco rusticolus isolate bFalRus1 chromosome 13, bFalRus1.pri, whole genome shotgun sequence genome:
- the CLCN2 gene encoding chloride channel protein 2 isoform X3, with amino-acid sequence MASESEAQRALQYEQTLMYGRYTQDLGTFAKDEAARLRLQQGHGEGDTPRPRRPSELLEYTQGRCAPCRVCALQCQRFFISKVGEDWVFLILLGLVMALVSWAMDFAIATCLQAQKWMYGGLDTNMLLQYLAWVTYPTVLITFSAGFTQILAPQAVGSGIPEMKTILRGVVLKEYLTLKTFVAKVIGLTCALGSGMPLGKEGPFVHIASMCAALLSRFLSLFGGIYENEARNIEMLASACAVGVGCCFAAPIGGVLFSIEVTSTFFAVRNYWRGFFAATFSAFIFRVLAVWNKDEETITALFKTRFRLDFPFDLQELPAFAVIGIASGFGGALFVYLNRKIVQFMRRQKTINRFLMKKRLLFPALVTLLISTLTFPPGFGQFMAGQLTQKDTLVTLFDNQTWAKQGLSDEFEYLGILEAWRHPRSNVFVTLVVFILMKFWMSALATTIPVPCGAFMPVFVIGAAFGRLVGESMAAWFPDGIHTDSNTYRIVPGGYAVVGAAALSGAVTHTVSTAVIVFELTGQISHILPVMIAVILANAVAQSLQPSLYDSIIRIKKLPYLPELGWGHHEKYNVRVEDIMVRDIRYVTLNCKYRDLQHVLHSTKMKSLPLVESAESMILLGSIERAQVGALLSHQLSPQHRLQALRQKMLAEDGHRLSDASIRFQISTEASSGAPAHTALRKPLKPALKRVPSSPAESPPGDWHHRAHRHRPQEPLLCQPHHRAHRGGDGAG; translated from the exons ATGGCCTCCGAGAGCGAGGCGCAGCGGGCGCTGCAGTATGAGCAGACCCTG ATGTATGGGCGCTACACGCAGGACCTGGGCACCTTCGCCAAGGATGAAGCAGCCCGGCTGCGGCTACAACAggggcatggggagggggacacgccccggccccgccgcccctcagagctgctggagtACACCCAGGGCCGCTGTGCCCCTTGCCGTG TCTGCGCCTTGCAGTGCCAGCGGTTCTTCATCTCCAAGGTGGGCGAGGACTGGGTCTTCCTCATCCTCTTGGGGCTAGTCATGGCACTGGTCAGCTGGGCCATGGACTTCGCCATCGCCACTTGCCTCCAAG cccagAAGTGGATGTATGGGGGCCTGGACACCAACATGCTGCTGCAGTACCTGGCCTGGGTCACCTACCCCACCGTGCTCATCACCTTCTCTGCTGGCTTCACCCAGATCCTTGCCCCCCAGGCCGTGG GCTCAGGGATCCCCGAGATGAAGACCATCCTGCGGGGTGTTGTGCTGAAGGAGTACCTCACCCTCAAGACCTTTGTGGCCAAGGTGATCGGGCTGACGTGTGCCCTGGGCAGCGGCATGCCCCTGGGCAAGGAG GGTCCCTTTGTCCACATTGCCAGCATGTgtgcagccctgctcagccgCTTCCTATCCCTCTTTGGAGGCATCTATGAG AATGAGGCAAGGAACATCGAAATGCTGGCATCTGCCTGCGCCGTTGGTGTTGGCTGCTGCTTCGCCGCCCCCATCGGAG GGGTCCTCTTCAGCATCGAGGTCACCTCCACCTTCTTCGCTGTCCGCAACTACTGGCGTGGCTTCTTCGCCGCCACCTTCAGTGCCTTCATCTTCCGTGTCCTTGCTGTCTGGAACAAGGATGAAG AGACAATCACGGCGCTGTTCAAAACCCGCTTCCGCCTTGACTTCCCCTTTgacctgcaggagctgcccgcCTTTGCTGTCATTGG GATCGCCAGCGGCTTCGGGGGTGCGCTTTTTGTCTACCTCAACCGCAAGATCGTGCAGTTCATGCGCCGGCAGAAGACCATCAACCGCTTTCTCATGAAGAA GCgcctgctcttccctgccctggTGACACTGCTCATCTCCACGCTGACCTTCCCGCCTGGCTTCGGACAGTTCATGGCTGGCCAG CTCACCCAGAAGGACACCCTGGTGACACTCTTCGACAACCAGACGTGGGCCAAGCAGGGGCTCAGTGATGAGTTCGAATACTTGGGCATCCTGGAGGCCTGGCGCCACCCCCGCTCCAATGTCTTTGTCACCCTTGTTGTCTTCATCCTCATGAAG TTCTGGATGTCAGCCCTGGCCACCACCATCCCAGTGCCCTGCGGAGCCTTCATGCCTGTCTTCGTCATTG gggcagccttCGGGCGCTTGGTGGGGGAGAGCATGGCAGCCTGGTTCCCTGACGGCATCCACACCGACAGCAACACCTACCGCATCGTGCCGGGGGGCTACGCTGTGGTGG GGGCAGCTGCACTGTCAGGTGCCGTCACCCACACGGTGTCCACGGCCGTCATCGTCTTCGAGCTGACAGGGCAGATCTCGCACATCCTGCCTGTCATGATCGCCGTCATCCTGGCCAACGCTGTGGCCCAGAGCCTCCAGCCCTCCCTCTACGACAGCATCATCCGCATCAAGAAGCTGCCCTACCTccctgagctgggctggggccacCACGA GAAATACAACGTGCGGGTGGAGGACATCATGGTGCGAGACATCCGCTACGTCACCCTCAACTGCAAATACCGCGACCTGCAGCACGTCTTGCACAGCACCAAGATGAAGAGCCTGCCGCTGGTGGAGTCAGCTG AGTCCATGATCCTTCTGGGCTCCATCGAGCGGGCGCAAGTGGgagccctgctcagccaccagctcagcccccagcaccgGCTCCAGGCCCTGCGGCAGAAGATGCTGGCCGAGGATGGGCACCGGCTCTCTGATGCCAGCATCCGCTTCCAG ATCAGCACGGAGGCCTCCTCAGGCGCCCCTGCCCACACTGCCCTCCGCAAGCCCCTGAAGCCAGCACTGAAGCGGGTGCCCAGTAGCCCGGCTGAGAGCCCCCCGGGTGA ctggcACCACCGAGCACACCGGCATCGCCCTCAAGAGCCTCTTCTGTGCCAACCCCACCACAGAGCCCACCGAG
- the CHRD gene encoding chordin: protein MRAAPPLLLLLALLLPGRAARPKLALPIRPDTDPLPPGGAAGCAFGRHFYALEETWHPDLGEPFGIMRCVICHCEPQRNRRGKPVGKVNCKNMKQDCPVPACPRATLLPGHCCHTCPKALPGPPEKSPAPPFDTFEYFQDKEDDLDKPYNDRSYLSSEGLARDDARTEFVALLTSGPEPWHPTSSAVAKAHFTLLRSYLLFSISYERLGRPSRVRFSDPEGNVLFEHPVQKSAAPEDGMLCGMWRTVSKANIQLLRGEQLRVSLVTRAQPSGEVHGHILKHRALFAETFGAILTSSDPTHLGAGGMAMLTLSDSENNLHFILMARGLLEPGAGESPWVLLRVRILHQGQMLREVHANITMEDPDFAEVLSDLSARELQWLVQGQLRIVAETEGRHARQLAGTITIRRSCDTIQSVLCGADALLPTKTGAVGSAKLALHENGTLEYQVQVVGTASEVVGITLETKPRRKSKRNVLFDMTPSYKDGLAWGTWQSPSARDAHMLLQNELFLNVATKDWAEGELRGQIISLPYSGLLARYTEMPVALAGQLVSPPVGSGAGGHAWLSLDEHCHLHYEISVAGLGRPADGTVSAHLHGVAELGEMGARPHQHKRLLKGFYSTEAQGVVKDLDADLLQHLAQGTAFLQVSTKAHPNGEMRGRVHIPNRCHTGGTRLAPGEALGEAELSEDTKTRDLEQLKKDPNSCFFEGQHRAHGTRWSPDYDKKCSICSCQKRTVICDPILCQPLNCTHQVHPEELCCPICEEKKTGQEELKLERARDSSEGCYFDGDKTWRGSGTRWHPVVPPFGLIKCAICTCKGTTGEVHCEKVQCPRLTCANPVRASPSDCCKQCPAPEESVPELADTMQADGPRACRFGRRWYLNNESWHPSVPPFGEMKCILCWCVSGETHCQRQECPPAACTSAARKDNPCCAKCRAPDAPLDAREKVHDARAEMWSR from the exons AtgcgcgccgccccgccgctgctgctgctgctcgccctgctcctgcccggccgcgccgcccgccccaaGCTCGCCCTGCCCATCCGGCCCGACACGGACCCGCTGCCTCCCGGGGGGGCGGCAG GCTGCGCCTTCGGGCGGCACTTTTATGCCCTGGAGGAGACGTGGCACCCGGACCTGGGGGAGCCCTTCGGGATCATGCGCTGCGTTATCTGCCACTGCGAGCCG CAGAGGAACCGCCGAGGGAAACCAGTAGGGAAAGTGAACTGCAAGAACATGAAGCAGGACTGCCCTGTGCCCGCCTGTCCCCGGGCCACACTGCTGCCCGGGCACTGCTGCCATACCTGCCCCAAAG CCTTGCCAGGCCCCCCAGAGAAGAGCCCCGCACCCCCCTTCGACACCTTTGAGTACTTCCAGGACAAGGAGGATGATCTGGACAAGCCCTACAACGACCGCTCCTACCTCAGCTCCGAGGGGCTGGCCCGTGATGATGCCCGCACAG AGTTTGTGGCCTTGCTGACAAGTGGCCCGGAGCCATGGCACCCCACATCCAGCGCAGTGGCCAAGGCTCACTTCACCCTGTTGCGCTCCTACCTGCTCTTCTCCATCAGCTATGAGCG GCTGGGGCGGCCAAGCCGGGTGCGTTTCAGTGACCCCGAGGGCAATGTGCTGTTTGAACACCCCGTGCAGAAGAGCGCTGCCCCCGAGGATGGCATG CTCTGCGGGATGTGGAGGACGGTGTCCAAGGCCAACATTCAGCTGCTGCGGGGGGAGCAGCTCCGTGTGTCCCTTGTCACCCGGGCACAGCCCTCCGGAGAGGTCCATGGGCACATCCTCAAGCACCGGGCACTCTTTGCAG AGACGTTTGGTGCCATCCTGACCTCATCAGACCCCACGcacctgggtgctgggggcatGGCCATGCTGACGCTGAGCGACAGTGAGAACAACCTGCACTTCATTCTCATGGCCCGGGGGCTGCTGGAACCTGGTGCTGGGG AATCGCCCTGGGTCCTGCTGCGGGTCCGCATCCTGCACCAGGGTCAGATGCTGCGGGAGGTTCACGCCAACATCACCATGGAG GACCCCGACTTTGCAGAGGTGCTGAGTGATCTGTCTGCCCGTgagctgcagtggctggtgCAGGGGCAGCTCCGCATTGTGGCCGAGACGGAGGGCCGGCATGCACGGCAGCTGGCGGGCACCATCACCATCCGCCGCAGCTGTGACA CCATCCAAAGTGTGCTGTGCGGAGCAGATGCCCTGCTGCCAACCAAGACGGGGGCGGTGGGCTCAGCCAAGCTGGCACTGCATGAGAATGGCACCCTGGAGTACCAG GTGCAGGTGGTGGGCACTGCCAGTGAGGTGGTGGGCATCACGCTGGAGACCAAACCCCGGCGGAAAAGCAAGAGGAATGTCCTGTTTGACATGACGCCCAGCTACAAGGACGGGCTG GCCTGGGGTACCTGGCAGAGCCCCAGCGCCCGTGATGCCcacatgctgctgcagaatGAGCTCTTCCTCAACGTGGCCACCAAGGACTGGGCAGAGGGCGAACTGCGGGGCCAAATCATCTCCCTGCCCTACAGTGGGCTGCTCGCCCGCTACACAG AGATGCCCGTGGcactggcagggcagctggTGTCCCCCCCGGTGGGCAGTGGCGCCGGGGGACATGCCTGGCTCTCACTGGATGAGCACTGCCACCTGCATTACGAGATCTCTGTGGCGGGGCTGGGCCGTCCAGCCGATGGCACCGTCAGTGCCCACCTTCACGGCGTGGCCGAGCTGGGCGAGATGGGTGCCCGTCCCCACCAGCACAAGCGCCTGCTCAAGGGTTTCTATAGCACTGAG GCTCAGGGGGTGGTGAAGGACCTGGATGCcgacctgctgcagcacctggccCAGGgcactgcttttctgcaagtCAGCACCAAAGCCCACCCCAATGGGGAGATGCGGGGACGG GTGCACATCCCCAACCGGTGCCACACAGGAGGGACCCGCCTGGCCCCGGGAGAGGCCCTGGGGGAGGCCGAGCTCTCTGAGGACACCAAGACCAGGGACctggagcagctgaagaagGACCCCAACTCCTGCTTCTTTGAGGGGCAGCACCGGGCGCATGGCACGCGCTGGTCACCTGACTATGACAAGAAGTGCTccatctgcagctgccag AAGCGCACGGTGATCTGTGACCCCATCCTGTGCCAGCCCCTCAACTGTACCCACCAGGTGCACCCTgaggagctgtgctgccccATCTGTGAAG AGAAGAAGACCGGGCAGGAGGAGCTGAAGTTGGAGCGGGCACGGGACAGTAGTGAGG gCTGCTACTTTGACGGGGACAAGACATGGCGAGGCTCTGGCACCCGCTGGCACCCTGTTGTGCCCCCCTTTGGCCTCATCAAATGTGCCATTTGCACCTGCAAA GGCACCACGGGCGAAGTGCACTGCGAGAAGGTGCAGTGCCCACGGCTCACCTGTGCCAACCCTGTGCGCGCCAGCCCCTCCGACTGCTGCAAGCAGTGCCCAG ccccagaggAGAGTGTCCCCGAACTGGCCGACACCATGCAGGCAGACGGGCCGCGGGCATGCCGCTTCGGGCGCCGCTGGTACCTCAACAATGAGAGCTGGCACCCCTCCGTGCCCCCCTTCGGAGAAATGAAGTGTAtcctgtgctggtgtgtg TCAGGGGAGACACACTGCCAGCGCCAGGAGTGCCCACCGGCCGCCTGCACCAGCGCTGCCAGGAAGGACAATCCCTGCTGCGCCAAGTGCCGTG CCCCAGATGCCCCTCTGGATGCAAGAGAGAAGGTCCAtgatgccagagcagagatgtgGAGCCGCTGA
- the LOC119156419 gene encoding erythropoietin-like isoform X2 — protein sequence MELNRLLLLTSFLLHMEEGRASLTRLVCDNRLIQKYIGEAKDMEKRVGQCQALPALNPPAVLPFVGFSHQEWKSKSNETKRQEILCDLALLVGAVAGAQSQVTEECGSRQLNQLYQHANSFLLLLQTFSWEAGPWEPGCSQGSMEQTQITGIFLTYRQLVQGKLHFFFNDLAKNLCKQG from the exons ATGGAGCTGAACA GACTGCTCCTCCTCACATCCTTCCTCCTGCATATGGAAGAGGGCCGTGCCAGCCTAACACGGTTGGTCTGTGACAACAGACTCATCCAGAAGTACATCGGAGAGGCCAAGGACATGGAGAAGAGAGTG GGCCAGTGCCAGGCACTGCCTGCACTCAACCCACCTGCGGTACTGCCCTTTGTGGGCTTCAGCCACCAAGAGTGGAAATCCAAATCG AATGAGACCAAGCGGCAGGAGATCCTGTGTGACCTGGCACTGCTGGTGGGTGCCGTGGCAGGGGCCCAGAGCCAAGTGACTGAGGAGTGTGGGTCCAGGCAGCTGAACCAGCTTTACCAACATGCCaactccttcctcctgctcctgcagaccTTCAGCTGGGAG GCAGGACCCTGggagccaggctgctcccaAGGCTCCATGGAGCAGACCCAAATCACTGGCATCTTTCTCACCTACCGGCAACTGGTGCAGGGCAAGCTGCACTTCTTCTTCAACGACCTGGCCAAGAACTTGTGCAAGCAAGGCTAA
- the LOC119156419 gene encoding erythropoietin-like isoform X1 — translation MALGCSCPGRHGTAPMVTLSPPGLLLLTSFLLHMEEGRASLTRLVCDNRLIQKYIGEAKDMEKRVGQCQALPALNPPAVLPFVGFSHQEWKSKSNETKRQEILCDLALLVGAVAGAQSQVTEECGSRQLNQLYQHANSFLLLLQTFSWEAGPWEPGCSQGSMEQTQITGIFLTYRQLVQGKLHFFFNDLAKNLCKQG, via the exons AtggccctgggctgcagctgcccagggaggcatGGCACAGCGCCCATGGTAACCCTGTCTCCCCCAGGACTGCTCCTCCTCACATCCTTCCTCCTGCATATGGAAGAGGGCCGTGCCAGCCTAACACGGTTGGTCTGTGACAACAGACTCATCCAGAAGTACATCGGAGAGGCCAAGGACATGGAGAAGAGAGTG GGCCAGTGCCAGGCACTGCCTGCACTCAACCCACCTGCGGTACTGCCCTTTGTGGGCTTCAGCCACCAAGAGTGGAAATCCAAATCG AATGAGACCAAGCGGCAGGAGATCCTGTGTGACCTGGCACTGCTGGTGGGTGCCGTGGCAGGGGCCCAGAGCCAAGTGACTGAGGAGTGTGGGTCCAGGCAGCTGAACCAGCTTTACCAACATGCCaactccttcctcctgctcctgcagaccTTCAGCTGGGAG GCAGGACCCTGggagccaggctgctcccaAGGCTCCATGGAGCAGACCCAAATCACTGGCATCTTTCTCACCTACCGGCAACTGGTGCAGGGCAAGCTGCACTTCTTCTTCAACGACCTGGCCAAGAACTTGTGCAAGCAAGGCTAA
- the POLR2H gene encoding DNA-directed RNA polymerases I, II, and III subunit RPABC3 isoform X1 has protein sequence MAGILFEDIFDVKDIDPEGKKFDRVSRLHCESESFKMDLILDVNIQIYPVDLGDKFRLVIASTLYEDGTLDDGEYNPTDDRPSRADQFEYVMYGKVYRIEGDETSTEAATRLSAYVSYGGLLMRLQGDANNLHGFEVDSRVYLLMKKLAF, from the exons ATGGCCGGGATACTCTTCGAGGACATCTTCGACGTGAAGGACATCGACCCCGAGGGCAAGAAGTTCGACCGTG TGTCCCGCCTGCACTGTGAGAGTGAGTCCTTCAAGATGGACCTCATCTTGGACGTGAACATCCAGATCTACCCTGTGGACCTCG gGGACAAATTCCGCCTGGTCATTGCCAGCACCTTGTATGAAGATGGCACCCTGGATGATGGCGAGTATAACCCCACAGACGACAGGCCGTCCAG GGCAGACCAGTTCGAGTACGTGATGTATGGCAAGGTGTACAGGATTGAAGGGGATGAGACCTCCACGGAAGCAGCCACGCGCCT ctctgcctaTGTGTCTTATGGGGGGCTGCTTATGCGGCTGCAGGGAGACGCAAACAATCTGCATGGTTTTGAAGTGGATTCTCGAGTTTACCTGCTGATGAAGAAGCTGGCCTTCTAG
- the POLR2H gene encoding DNA-directed RNA polymerases I, II, and III subunit RPABC3 isoform X2 — MAGILFEDIFDVKDIDPEGKKFDRVSRLHCESESFKMDLILDVNIQIYPVDLALPMCLMGGCLCGCRETQTICMVLKWILEFTC; from the exons ATGGCCGGGATACTCTTCGAGGACATCTTCGACGTGAAGGACATCGACCCCGAGGGCAAGAAGTTCGACCGTG TGTCCCGCCTGCACTGTGAGAGTGAGTCCTTCAAGATGGACCTCATCTTGGACGTGAACATCCAGATCTACCCTGTGGACCTCG ctctgcctaTGTGTCTTATGGGGGGCTGCTTATGCGGCTGCAGGGAGACGCAAACAATCTGCATGGTTTTGAAGTGGATTCTCGAGTTTACCTGCTGA